One genomic region from Bacillus sp. SLBN-46 encodes:
- a CDS encoding ABC transporter permease: MRKLISLEIKKFKLISYIKNVLIANVVVIGVLCMLYFAEKSDGNIAFPSYDMAFGAFGSIIRSIFIIFAAVLISRLIIDEYKSNSISLMFMYPINRKKIIISKLIIVACFTFLTIFLSNIFVGSMFYLADSYFHFVPKALTTDVLVNGFLSMTLGAVASAGMALIPLYFGMKKKSVPATIVSAIVLVSISSSSADNVNLFSFIVVPIALALAGCVIAYLSFRNIEKVDIN, from the coding sequence GAAATAAAAAAGTTTAAGTTGATTTCATATATTAAAAATGTGTTGATTGCCAATGTGGTAGTTATAGGCGTACTTTGTATGTTGTACTTTGCTGAAAAAAGTGATGGGAATATCGCATTTCCTAGCTATGACATGGCTTTCGGGGCATTTGGTAGTATTATTAGAAGCATCTTTATTATTTTTGCAGCCGTGCTGATTTCTAGACTCATTATTGATGAATATAAGAGTAATTCTATTTCCTTGATGTTTATGTATCCGATTAATCGAAAGAAAATCATCATTTCTAAGTTAATTATTGTTGCGTGCTTTACATTTCTAACGATCTTCTTGTCAAACATCTTTGTTGGTAGCATGTTTTATTTAGCCGATTCCTATTTTCATTTTGTACCTAAGGCATTAACAACAGATGTCTTAGTGAATGGATTTCTTAGCATGACTCTTGGCGCGGTTGCCTCAGCAGGAATGGCCTTAATTCCATTGTATTTTGGAATGAAGAAAAAGTCAGTTCCAGCCACGATAGTATCAGCAATCGTTTTGGTTTCAATCTCGAGCTCTTCTGCTGATAATGTAAATCTTTTTTCGTTCATTGTCGTGCCAATCGCCCTTGCTCTTGCCGGCTGTGTGATCGCTTATTTATCCTTTAGAAATATTGAAAAGGTGGATATCAATTAA